In Leuconostoc kimchii IMSNU 11154, one genomic interval encodes:
- a CDS encoding phage tail terminator protein, translating into MDLIERLADKINTLDLPQMMIIDHLNSSSDFGIYMQPGSRVISEDWSGIQERLLPFEIAFRTDDFELGSNTLWKISELLDSINSIETDGTYEFNKLNIEPQPFSINVDVSNKGIFLLDFSVEITQKIKLGE; encoded by the coding sequence ATGGACTTAATCGAGAGACTAGCAGACAAAATTAATACGCTTGATTTGCCACAAATGATGATTATTGATCATTTAAACAGTAGTAGCGATTTCGGAATCTACATGCAACCGGGATCGCGAGTAATCAGTGAAGATTGGTCTGGTATTCAGGAACGTTTGTTACCTTTCGAGATAGCTTTCCGTACTGATGATTTTGAATTAGGAAGTAATACACTTTGGAAAATCAGCGAGCTATTGGATAGCATAAATTCGATTGAAACAGATGGCACATATGAATTCAATAAACTGAACATAGAACCACAACCGTTTTCAATCAATGTAGATGTCTCTAATAAAGGCATTTTTTTATTGGATTTCAGTGTTGAAATCACACAAAAAATTAAATTAGGAGAATAA
- a CDS encoding phage tail tube protein produces MGKFNENWQNKLEIDIKGTTSLADIEKATWAPLSEGIQTITPAAAETADTTPYYSGEGFSDVDVTGKAITFAIAGHRLDGDAAQDYIASKFTSVGDTLRTLARWTAPNGDKVQFVATLQAIVPFGGAANVKQTFSFTLAANGKPQAVPATTTPDGGQG; encoded by the coding sequence ATGGGTAAATTTAACGAAAACTGGCAGAATAAGCTGGAAATTGACATCAAAGGCACTACATCACTTGCTGATATTGAAAAGGCAACATGGGCACCTTTGTCAGAAGGTATTCAAACAATCACACCAGCAGCAGCTGAAACGGCTGATACAACGCCTTATTACAGTGGCGAAGGCTTTTCAGATGTTGATGTCACTGGTAAAGCGATTACATTTGCTATTGCTGGTCATCGTTTAGATGGCGATGCAGCACAAGATTACATCGCTAGCAAGTTTACATCTGTCGGTGACACATTGCGCACGTTAGCACGTTGGACTGCACCTAACGGCGACAAAGTTCAATTCGTGGCAACGTTGCAAGCAATCGTACCTTTCGGTGGTGCTGCCAACGTTAAGCAGACATTTAGTTTCACACTTGCTGCTAACGGTAAGCCACAAGCTGTACCTGCCACAACTACACCAGATGGTGGACAAGGTTAA
- a CDS encoding Gp15 family bacteriophage protein — translation MFSFTKRPETTIKLLDGKYRLNLAFNVVIEAFGVLDTDLSDAEKVERCFNLLVIDKLPTNDLAVKGDIVAGVFQYINERPYGNEEDDGSQATDEQSSAANHADFDYEQDAGAIYASFLMYYHIDLNQMIDRMHWDQFKALFDNLGADTPIQKIRQYRSDDLSQYADDPKQAQFVSQMQFYYHLDKEVESDGFSSNASSIFDMMMNDSK, via the coding sequence ATGTTTTCATTCACTAAACGTCCTGAGACGACGATTAAATTATTAGATGGTAAGTATCGACTTAATTTAGCTTTCAATGTCGTCATTGAGGCGTTTGGCGTGTTGGATACTGATTTAAGCGATGCAGAAAAGGTTGAGCGATGTTTTAATTTATTGGTTATTGATAAGCTACCAACTAATGATTTAGCAGTCAAAGGCGATATTGTTGCTGGTGTTTTTCAGTACATTAATGAACGACCATATGGCAACGAAGAAGATGATGGCAGTCAAGCAACTGATGAACAATCTAGCGCTGCTAATCATGCTGATTTTGATTACGAACAGGACGCAGGAGCAATCTACGCGTCTTTTTTGATGTACTACCACATTGATTTAAATCAGATGATTGACCGTATGCATTGGGATCAATTCAAGGCGTTGTTTGACAACTTAGGCGCTGATACACCTATTCAGAAGATTAGACAATATCGCAGTGATGACTTGTCACAATATGCTGATGATCCAAAGCAAGCGCAATTTGTTAGTCAAATGCAGTTCTATTACCACCTTGATAAAGAGGTTGAAAGTGATGGCTTCTCAAGTAATGCGTCATCAATATTTGACATGATGATGAATGATTCTAAATAA
- a CDS encoding tape measure protein encodes MADGSINIDLLLNDKSDPTWTEFNAKAEKQGKSGYEKFKDAFKGDPLVAKLEAQADKAGINDFRELLNKLPKEKQTELLAKAEKGEAIDFQKFIKDIPDAKKIMLEAQAKRAGIDNFEELLKKLPKKTLTDLQTRAEKGEVINFEKELRKLPSKVVSTVELNDNASTGLRSLKQQAEEVGDKFHRIKEIAVGTFIGSAVAGGIRTITGFVAGLGQEALSSSDALQKFKSTMQLGGFGEKEIDSATKQVKKYADDTVYDLGTVSNTTAQLAANGVKDYMGLTEAAGNLNAQAGGNAETFKSVAMMLTQTAGAGKLTTENWNQLADAIPGASGVLQKAMKENGAYTGNFRDAMANGQVSADEFNDALTKLGSNDAAKKAATATNTFEGAWGALEANVVSGLDNIIDRIGKDKLTGVINNLAGVATSSFGVVADVIMGVGKAFGVISNGLSMFATSFKYNVLGAVSDGSVGKRVDEIKQSFSGLIDALKPVAQAIGGLFGVITGGIVTTAIKLIQGITDGFIGAGDSADKVKKKFDFSNIFDTIVTISQWLNVWHETLGDIYKPLGEIIGAIGSGVFEVFVDVISDIVGSFKAMIGETKGATENINPVAKALEGIAKHKNALKAIGLAIGSIAVALLAVKGAVGVFKMVSDGITTVRIAIMLFGDAWKALNTIMKANIFVIIVTAVIAVGLAFYELYKHNKKFREFIDGLVKGAADFFKGVGKWFGEAWKTISDFFKKVINFVKDDWKEILLFIVNPFAGAFALLYKHNAKFKKSIDDMLKAVIGFFKGIGKSIGSGAGAIGKWFDGLVKGFIKGWDKFIEITVKLAKGFGKLLLYALAVPVGIAIIIAKPLVEPLKKIFNALISWTKKAWKGLTSFLEKIWDPIQKTWTKSWNAISSLFSKVLNGIKKIFTNAINNIEKVLTIGLKFISKAWSATWNAISNVFGKIWKGLQKYVENELNFWKKIFTAALSFITKLWDRSWDYVSDTFEKIWNGIKKFFKPIIKWLEDVISDALNGIKKAWNRSWDAIFDFFSDTWNSIKRTGSKGINSLKDTLSGVLDKIGKTFSDTWDGIKNGFSAMWDGLKSLAGKGINAVINIPNAGIEGINGLIHDFGGPKSTLSKIPKVAFATGTGAFGNMRRAITNPTMAILNDGNDSPETGNKEALIHPNGAMEIVQGRNTERLLMPGTEVLNASELSMLMGSQHFASGTGFLGSIWDGVKGAGSWVGKTASNAWDGIKSATEKYTKMFGFITNAIAHPVKTLENVFDPKSGGMGNMMNGLATGTFKHVKSQAVDWWKSLWGMANDEASGGGGSSELLKEVIKLGTGKPYVWGATGPDSFDCSGLVQDALRQMGNSFPHYSGDQYNSSTAVSDPKSGDLAFFGEGGSQHVGVYGGNGKMFSAMSPGSNPNIGWAKVSDWSEKLAGYHRVPGLKSDDSKSSSSNPMASLIKGQVGGMFDWIKKFIAPTQDSLAEPAGDGVGRWKDDVTKALGKLGLSTSGGMVSKVLRQIQTESGGNASAMGGNDGLSDGNATGLMQVKPGTFRAYAAAGHTNIMNGYDNILAGLAYAKSRYGSDLSFLGQGHGYANGGRTHGIGIVGEVPGEDEWVTNPNRQTADRNIIGSIKETAQKQPNSFAAKLANIVNGAKSGMQNVMSQQPAIAGGNTFNNNGGVDLSGDVHMTIQMDSGEVARATYPKIKILQNQEIQLKGQTTGNTYGY; translated from the coding sequence ATGGCTGATGGTTCAATTAATATCGATTTGTTACTAAATGATAAATCTGACCCCACGTGGACTGAATTTAATGCCAAAGCCGAAAAGCAAGGCAAGAGTGGCTATGAGAAGTTCAAAGATGCATTTAAAGGTGATCCATTAGTTGCAAAATTGGAGGCACAAGCTGATAAAGCTGGCATCAACGACTTTCGCGAGTTACTAAATAAGCTGCCAAAAGAGAAACAAACAGAATTATTGGCCAAAGCTGAAAAAGGCGAGGCGATAGACTTTCAAAAGTTTATCAAAGACATACCAGACGCTAAAAAGATCATGCTTGAAGCACAGGCTAAACGTGCTGGTATTGATAATTTTGAAGAGCTACTCAAAAAGTTGCCTAAAAAGACACTCACTGACTTGCAAACGCGTGCTGAAAAAGGTGAAGTCATCAACTTTGAAAAAGAGTTGAGAAAGCTGCCATCTAAAGTGGTTTCTACAGTTGAACTAAATGACAATGCATCTACCGGATTACGTTCACTAAAGCAACAAGCGGAAGAAGTTGGCGACAAGTTTCATCGTATTAAAGAGATAGCCGTAGGTACATTCATTGGCTCTGCGGTAGCTGGTGGCATACGAACAATTACGGGTTTTGTTGCAGGTCTTGGACAAGAAGCACTTAGCTCATCTGACGCGTTACAAAAATTTAAGTCAACCATGCAACTTGGTGGGTTTGGTGAGAAAGAAATTGACAGTGCGACTAAGCAGGTTAAAAAATACGCTGACGATACTGTCTACGATTTAGGGACTGTTTCAAACACCACAGCGCAATTAGCTGCCAACGGTGTTAAAGACTATATGGGGCTTACTGAAGCTGCTGGTAACCTGAATGCACAAGCTGGCGGTAATGCTGAAACGTTCAAATCAGTAGCTATGATGCTCACACAAACAGCTGGTGCTGGTAAATTAACCACTGAAAACTGGAACCAGTTAGCTGATGCGATACCTGGTGCATCTGGCGTGCTTCAAAAGGCAATGAAAGAGAATGGCGCCTACACAGGTAACTTCCGTGATGCCATGGCCAATGGACAAGTGAGTGCTGATGAATTCAACGATGCACTGACTAAATTAGGTAGTAATGATGCTGCTAAGAAGGCAGCCACTGCTACCAATACATTTGAGGGTGCATGGGGCGCGCTTGAAGCTAACGTTGTTTCTGGTCTGGATAATATCATTGATAGAATTGGTAAAGATAAGTTAACTGGTGTCATAAATAATCTAGCGGGCGTAGCAACCTCTTCTTTCGGGGTGGTTGCTGACGTTATCATGGGAGTCGGCAAGGCTTTCGGAGTAATCAGCAATGGTTTATCCATGTTTGCGACAAGTTTTAAATATAACGTTTTGGGAGCGGTTTCTGACGGTAGCGTTGGCAAAAGAGTAGATGAAATAAAACAATCATTTTCTGGGTTAATAGATGCACTAAAACCAGTTGCGCAGGCAATAGGTGGTTTGTTCGGAGTTATTACCGGAGGTATTGTTACAACAGCCATTAAGCTCATTCAAGGAATAACTGACGGCTTTATTGGTGCTGGTGATTCTGCGGATAAAGTTAAGAAAAAGTTTGATTTCAGTAATATATTTGACACCATTGTTACGATTAGCCAATGGTTAAACGTATGGCACGAGACTTTGGGAGATATTTATAAGCCATTAGGAGAAATAATCGGCGCCATCGGATCTGGCGTATTTGAAGTGTTCGTTGATGTTATTTCTGATATAGTCGGTTCCTTTAAAGCAATGATTGGAGAAACAAAGGGAGCAACCGAAAATATCAATCCGGTAGCTAAAGCTCTTGAAGGTATTGCGAAACACAAAAACGCACTAAAGGCTATTGGATTAGCTATAGGCTCTATAGCAGTGGCGTTGCTTGCTGTTAAGGGCGCTGTTGGCGTTTTCAAGATGGTAAGTGATGGCATAACCACTGTGCGTATTGCCATAATGTTATTTGGCGATGCTTGGAAAGCGCTTAATACGATTATGAAAGCAAATATATTTGTCATCATAGTCACTGCTGTTATTGCCGTTGGTTTGGCTTTCTACGAGCTATACAAGCACAACAAGAAATTCAGAGAATTTATAGACGGACTAGTTAAGGGTGCGGCAGACTTTTTCAAAGGCGTTGGTAAATGGTTCGGTGAAGCGTGGAAAACTATTTCTGACTTCTTTAAAAAGGTTATTAATTTTGTAAAAGACGATTGGAAAGAAATATTATTATTTATTGTCAATCCTTTTGCTGGAGCGTTTGCGCTACTATACAAGCATAACGCTAAATTTAAAAAATCTATCGACGATATGTTGAAAGCTGTCATTGGTTTCTTCAAGGGAATTGGTAAATCTATCGGAAGTGGTGCCGGTGCGATAGGTAAATGGTTCGATGGACTAGTTAAAGGATTTATCAAAGGCTGGGACAAATTCATTGAGATAACAGTTAAACTCGCTAAAGGTTTTGGAAAGTTATTGTTATACGCGTTGGCAGTTCCTGTTGGAATAGCTATTATTATCGCTAAGCCACTGGTTGAACCGCTTAAAAAGATATTCAATGCTTTAATCTCTTGGACTAAAAAAGCTTGGAAAGGCTTAACTAGTTTTCTTGAAAAAATATGGGACCCTATTCAAAAAACATGGACTAAATCATGGAACGCCATTAGCAGCCTGTTTAGTAAAGTTTTGAATGGTATCAAGAAGATATTTACTAATGCTATCAACAACATTGAAAAAGTTCTTACCATTGGACTTAAATTCATTTCAAAGGCTTGGTCTGCCACATGGAATGCAATCTCTAATGTGTTCGGTAAGATATGGAAAGGGCTCCAAAAGTACGTCGAGAATGAATTGAATTTTTGGAAAAAGATTTTTACCGCCGCGTTAAGTTTCATTACCAAACTATGGGACAGATCTTGGGATTATGTTTCAGATACGTTTGAAAAGATTTGGAATGGCATCAAGAAGTTCTTTAAGCCAATCATCAAATGGTTGGAAGATGTGATTTCTGATGCTTTAAATGGTATCAAAAAGGCATGGAACAGGTCTTGGGATGCCATCTTTGATTTCTTTAGCGATACTTGGAATAGTATCAAACGTACTGGAAGCAAAGGAATTAACTCACTGAAAGATACATTGAGTGGCGTCTTGGATAAGATTGGCAAAACCTTTAGCGACACATGGGACGGTATCAAGAACGGATTCAGTGCTATGTGGGACGGTCTGAAATCTCTCGCTGGTAAAGGCATTAATGCGGTTATCAACATACCTAATGCAGGTATTGAGGGTATTAATGGCTTAATCCATGACTTTGGTGGTCCTAAAAGTACATTAAGTAAGATACCTAAAGTAGCCTTTGCCACTGGTACTGGTGCGTTTGGTAATATGCGCAGAGCAATTACTAATCCAACGATGGCAATTCTCAACGATGGGAACGATAGCCCTGAAACAGGTAACAAAGAGGCACTCATACACCCTAATGGTGCTATGGAGATTGTTCAAGGCAGAAACACAGAACGTCTCTTGATGCCTGGCACAGAAGTATTAAACGCAAGTGAGTTATCAATGTTAATGGGTAGTCAACACTTTGCTAGTGGTACAGGGTTCCTTGGTTCAATCTGGGACGGTGTCAAAGGCGCAGGTAGTTGGGTTGGTAAAACAGCCAGCAATGCATGGGATGGTATAAAAAGTGCCACTGAAAAGTACACTAAAATGTTTGGTTTTATTACAAACGCTATAGCACATCCAGTCAAGACACTTGAAAATGTCTTTGATCCCAAATCTGGCGGTATGGGTAACATGATGAATGGTTTGGCAACAGGTACATTTAAGCATGTTAAATCCCAAGCCGTTGATTGGTGGAAGTCCCTATGGGGCATGGCTAACGATGAAGCGAGCGGTGGCGGTGGTAGTTCTGAACTGCTGAAAGAAGTCATCAAGTTAGGTACTGGTAAACCTTATGTATGGGGTGCTACAGGACCCGACAGTTTCGACTGTTCTGGTTTGGTACAAGATGCCTTGCGACAAATGGGGAATAGTTTCCCACATTATTCAGGCGACCAATACAATAGTTCGACAGCTGTATCAGATCCAAAGAGTGGTGATTTAGCATTTTTTGGTGAGGGCGGTAGTCAACACGTTGGGGTTTATGGCGGAAATGGCAAGATGTTCAGTGCCATGTCCCCTGGATCAAACCCTAACATTGGTTGGGCTAAAGTGTCTGATTGGTCTGAAAAGTTAGCAGGATACCATCGTGTGCCTGGTCTTAAATCAGATGATAGTAAGAGTTCAAGTAGTAACCCTATGGCTAGCCTTATTAAAGGTCAAGTTGGCGGCATGTTTGATTGGATCAAGAAGTTCATAGCACCAACACAGGACAGTCTGGCTGAACCAGCGGGCGATGGTGTCGGTCGTTGGAAAGATGATGTCACTAAGGCATTAGGCAAGTTAGGATTGAGCACATCTGGTGGTATGGTATCTAAGGTATTACGTCAAATTCAAACCGAATCAGGTGGGAATGCTAGCGCTATGGGTGGTAATGATGGACTATCTGATGGTAACGCAACAGGTTTGATGCAGGTTAAGCCTGGTACATTCAGAGCTTACGCGGCAGCAGGACACACTAACATCATGAATGGATATGACAATATTCTTGCTGGTCTAGCCTATGCTAAAAGCAGATATGGTAGTGATCTATCGTTCCTTGGCCAAGGTCATGGCTATGCTAATGGTGGACGCACTCACGGTATTGGCATTGTTGGCGAAGTTCCCGGTGAAGATGAATGGGTCACTAACCCTAATCGTCAAACGGCTGATAGAAACATTATCGGCTCAATCAAAGAAACAGCGCAAAAACAACCTAACAGTTTTGCTGCTAAGTTGGCTAATATTGTTAATGGCGCTAAAAGCGGTATGCAAAACGTGATGTCACAACAGCCAGCTATTGCTGGTGGCAACACATTTAACAACAATGGTGGTGTTGATTTGAGTGGCGATGTTCATATGACAATTCAAATGGACAGTGGTGAGGTAGCTCGCGCAACATATCCAAAGATTAAGATTTTGCAGAACCAAGAAATTCAATTGAAAGGACAGACGACAGGTAATACGTATGGTTACTAA
- a CDS encoding phage tail domain-containing protein — translation MVTKYQGDIIIQRRDGTIYDLDKEGIRVISFDPPSANFQHTYTQTGDYGADLTSTQVQQTTIPLTFDVTARDNYDYELQRLKVLQIFSSIEPFYVINMRTPFLRWKVVAEAFSYPRLGNFWKAKSVAVNLVCYEGFAESTATTKDPFTFDGGTYGIGMGMPFDTPKYSFINRTKFKFLNPSLIPLLANERPVTLNFRGVAPSGITILNHTTGQSFKYKQPLINDDIFKLVGLIPIVNGLQRFGNSYSDRSFIDYAIGYNEMEIVGSTDFTLDFNTRFYY, via the coding sequence ATGGTTACTAAATATCAAGGCGACATCATCATTCAAAGACGTGATGGCACAATTTATGATTTGGACAAGGAAGGTATACGTGTTATCTCGTTTGATCCACCATCTGCCAATTTTCAGCACACATACACCCAAACGGGCGATTATGGTGCCGATTTAACTAGCACACAGGTACAACAAACTACCATTCCACTGACGTTCGATGTGACTGCTCGTGACAATTATGATTACGAATTACAAAGGCTCAAGGTACTGCAAATATTTAGCAGCATCGAGCCTTTTTATGTAATTAATATGCGCACACCATTTTTGAGATGGAAAGTTGTAGCGGAAGCTTTTTCATATCCACGACTGGGTAACTTTTGGAAAGCTAAAAGTGTGGCAGTGAATCTTGTTTGTTATGAGGGATTTGCAGAAAGCACAGCTACCACCAAAGATCCATTCACGTTTGATGGCGGTACTTACGGTATTGGTATGGGCATGCCGTTTGATACACCTAAGTATTCTTTCATCAACCGGACAAAGTTTAAATTCTTGAATCCATCACTGATACCATTGTTAGCTAACGAACGACCGGTGACACTGAATTTCAGAGGCGTTGCGCCCAGCGGCATAACAATACTCAATCACACGACAGGTCAATCGTTTAAATATAAACAGCCTTTAATAAATGATGACATATTCAAATTAGTTGGCTTAATTCCAATCGTCAACGGTCTACAGCGATTTGGTAATTCTTATTCTGATCGCAGCTTCATTGATTATGCAATAGGATACAACGAAATGGAGATTGTGGGTTCAACTGATTTCACGCTAGATTTCAATACGAGGTTCTACTACTAA
- a CDS encoding phage tail protein, whose protein sequence is MTRNIVFIKQAIGDETPVSVYNLSITESLNELSTLTFSFDSEGQNSVAAQMMAPQTRVLVPETNQWFRLSSVNPVPLGKTRAYSVSAVHVGTDLHDMYVDKRLTNTQSLDDCMKFITDGTDFKYIIHDTFKNYSFSDGFGGDFSDSLLMNTLKSDFGFEFYFDNWTIHIYKQLGDVDQFVFVDGYNATKISWTEDYSNIRTSIKGLGKQNDNGSYAASAEYRSPNANIWGVKQAATVQDDRFTDGSSLLEYIKSQLQDYPIIQYTMERAEFEHGAKLSEFNSIKVGNSGLLKDRFGIDVDTRIVGMTYFPQDPKQSDTLTFGNKIFDYARNLAMQRDARTSNKTIGTALKAVSRRVDTIVNDGVWYVWR, encoded by the coding sequence ATGACAAGAAATATAGTTTTTATTAAACAAGCGATAGGCGATGAAACGCCTGTATCCGTCTATAATTTGTCAATTACCGAATCATTAAATGAGTTAAGCACGCTAACATTTTCATTTGACAGCGAGGGGCAAAACAGTGTTGCAGCGCAAATGATGGCGCCTCAAACACGTGTTTTAGTGCCTGAAACCAATCAATGGTTTAGGTTAAGCTCTGTCAATCCAGTCCCTTTGGGAAAGACGAGGGCATATTCAGTGTCTGCAGTTCACGTAGGTACTGATTTACATGATATGTATGTGGATAAGCGTTTAACAAATACACAAAGTTTAGATGACTGTATGAAGTTCATTACTGATGGTACTGATTTTAAATACATTATTCACGATACATTTAAAAATTACTCGTTTAGTGACGGATTTGGCGGTGATTTTTCAGACAGTTTGTTAATGAATACGCTCAAGAGTGATTTTGGGTTTGAGTTCTATTTTGATAACTGGACAATTCATATTTACAAGCAGTTGGGAGACGTTGACCAATTTGTCTTTGTTGACGGATATAATGCCACTAAAATATCATGGACAGAAGATTATAGCAACATCAGGACGTCAATCAAAGGGCTTGGTAAGCAGAATGATAATGGTTCTTATGCCGCTAGCGCTGAATATAGAAGCCCTAACGCTAATATATGGGGTGTCAAACAAGCAGCGACCGTACAAGATGATAGGTTCACTGACGGTAGCTCATTGCTCGAATACATTAAGTCGCAACTACAAGATTACCCAATCATTCAATATACGATGGAGCGAGCAGAGTTTGAGCATGGTGCCAAGCTGTCAGAGTTTAACAGCATTAAGGTTGGCAATTCTGGTTTATTGAAGGACAGATTCGGCATTGACGTAGACACACGAATTGTTGGCATGACTTATTTTCCACAAGATCCAAAACAGTCAGATACTTTGACTTTTGGTAATAAAATATTTGATTACGCGCGTAATTTGGCGATGCAGCGAGATGCCAGAACGTCAAACAAAACGATAGGAACGGCTTTAAAGGCTGTTTCCAGGAGAGTTGATACGATTGTTAATGATGGCGTTTGGTATGTTTGGAGGTAA
- a CDS encoding pyocin knob domain-containing protein: protein MAINWDGQRPAVVVDVSATKFYKGAYVSPDGDIDNARLLIGPDGFHFTKSDFSDFKFDKVTFEALNSGNHELSFDTSGHLLVDGKILVDENAKFELKSEKIPSGSDLDNYTQEGFFYSDKDKDVVSMTNAPTTHALTMQVYRAAGVVQIVTEYTTNDSAGTFIRSYYDVNNIWSPWRRVITSDSSGNIKAPSGALLQEVKSVQTKVNGLGTYYDASSSIIFVRSGKIVTAYGNLKIAIDITDLNSYHAETLIPSDCLPFAEYRVAIATNAPSSKQKVRGDLVFQTNGGVTLDDVSIGETNVIGGTLPVGTTIRISATWVVA from the coding sequence ATGGCAATTAATTGGGACGGGCAGAGACCCGCTGTTGTGGTGGACGTCAGTGCGACGAAATTTTACAAAGGGGCATATGTTTCGCCCGATGGCGATATAGATAATGCAAGATTGCTGATAGGACCCGATGGGTTCCATTTTACAAAATCAGATTTCAGTGATTTTAAATTTGACAAGGTCACTTTTGAAGCGTTAAACAGTGGTAATCACGAGTTATCATTTGACACTTCGGGTCATTTATTAGTTGATGGAAAAATATTAGTTGATGAAAACGCTAAATTTGAATTAAAATCAGAGAAAATTCCTAGTGGGAGTGATTTAGACAATTACACCCAAGAGGGATTTTTTTATTCAGACAAAGATAAAGATGTTGTTAGTATGACAAATGCACCGACAACACATGCCTTGACAATGCAAGTTTATCGTGCGGCGGGTGTTGTTCAAATCGTCACTGAATACACGACTAATGACTCAGCAGGGACGTTCATACGCTCATATTATGACGTGAACAACATATGGAGTCCGTGGCGCAGAGTTATCACGAGTGACTCCAGTGGCAATATCAAAGCACCAAGCGGGGCACTACTTCAAGAAGTTAAAAGCGTTCAAACAAAAGTTAATGGGTTAGGAACTTATTACGACGCCAGTTCTTCAATCATATTTGTTCGTTCAGGCAAGATCGTGACGGCATATGGCAATTTAAAAATTGCAATAGATATTACTGATTTGAACTCATATCATGCCGAAACGCTCATTCCTAGTGACTGCTTGCCATTTGCAGAATATCGTGTTGCAATAGCCACTAACGCACCTAGTAGTAAACAAAAAGTCCGTGGCGACTTAGTATTTCAAACTAATGGTGGTGTCACGCTAGATGACGTGTCAATCGGTGAAACAAATGTTATTGGTGGCACATTGCCGGTAGGTACCACCATTAGAATATCAGCAACATGGGTTGTTGCTTAA